One genomic segment of Cellulophaga sp. HaHaR_3_176 includes these proteins:
- a CDS encoding sodium:solute symporter, whose product MKSIYVFSIIAFYFIILMVISYLTSRNRSDESYFTGDRKSPWFLVAFGMVGAGLSGVTFVSVPGMVGNNNFYFFQFILGNVVGYIFITFVLIPLYFKLKLVSIYGYLKDRFGVKSYKTGSLFFLVSQSFGAALRLLLASKILQLALFDDLGIPFYITVILILILVWLYTNKSGIKTIVWTDTLQTTFLILGAAISIYSITTSLDITLAESVKEVSQHAYFDIFNWDGESGNNFYKQFIAGVLVAIAMIGLDQNMMQKTLTCKNQWDAQKNTLTYSLILALTQFLFLGLGVLLYIYAEKNGIKLEVNDAGKLLKTDTLFPDLALNHLGTLAGVFFLLGIIAASFSSVDSSLTALTTSFTYDFLDISKKPELERKKLKNRVLFGFSVLVFIIIMAFSNSKGDVISLVFKIAGYTYGPLLGLYMLGMFTKINVKDKLVPFVCLSAPIITYLLSAYLLKFYKFDFGFVNIAVNASITILGLLLIRKK is encoded by the coding sequence TTGAAATCAATTTATGTATTTAGTATAATAGCTTTTTATTTTATTATTTTAATGGTGATATCGTACTTAACTTCTAGAAACAGAAGTGACGAATCATACTTTACAGGAGATAGAAAATCACCTTGGTTTTTAGTAGCCTTTGGTATGGTAGGGGCGGGGCTTTCGGGTGTTACTTTCGTTTCTGTACCAGGTATGGTAGGTAATAACAATTTCTATTTTTTTCAATTTATTTTGGGTAATGTGGTAGGTTATATATTTATCACATTTGTGTTAATACCTCTTTATTTTAAACTAAAATTAGTTTCTATTTATGGGTATTTAAAAGACCGTTTTGGGGTTAAATCATATAAAACAGGTTCCCTTTTCTTTTTAGTATCACAATCATTCGGTGCAGCATTACGATTGCTCTTGGCATCTAAAATTTTGCAACTTGCTTTATTTGATGATTTAGGTATTCCATTTTATATTACAGTAATTCTAATTTTAATTTTGGTTTGGTTGTACACTAATAAATCAGGAATAAAAACAATAGTTTGGACAGATACTTTACAAACGACTTTTTTAATTTTAGGAGCCGCAATATCTATTTATTCTATAACAACATCATTAGACATTACATTAGCAGAATCGGTTAAAGAAGTTAGTCAGCACGCTTATTTTGATATATTTAATTGGGATGGAGAATCAGGCAATAATTTTTACAAGCAATTTATTGCAGGTGTATTAGTAGCTATAGCTATGATTGGGTTAGACCAAAACATGATGCAAAAAACATTGACTTGTAAAAACCAATGGGATGCTCAAAAAAACACACTTACCTATAGTTTAATTTTGGCTCTTACTCAATTTTTGTTTTTAGGCTTGGGAGTTTTGTTATACATATATGCTGAGAAAAATGGAATAAAATTAGAAGTTAATGATGCTGGTAAATTATTGAAAACAGATACTTTATTTCCTGATTTAGCGCTAAATCATTTAGGAACTCTTGCAGGTGTTTTCTTTTTATTAGGTATTATAGCGGCCTCTTTTTCAAGTGTCGATTCTTCATTAACCGCTTTGACAACATCTTTTACATATGATTTTTTGGATATTTCGAAAAAACCTGAATTGGAACGTAAAAAGTTAAAAAACAGAGTTTTATTTGGTTTTTCAGTCTTAGTTTTTATAATTATCATGGCTTTTTCAAATAGTAAGGGCGATGTAATTTCGTTAGTATTTAAGATTGCTGGTTACACATATGGTCCTCTTTTGGGCTTGTACATGTTAGGCATGTTTACTAAAATTAATGTAAAAGATAAGTTAGTTCCATTTGTATGTTTATCAGCTCCAATAATAACATATTTATTAAGTGCATATTTATTGAAATTTTATAAATTCGACTTTGGTTTTGTTAATATAGCAGTGAATGCATCCATTACTATTTTAGGCTTATTGTTAATTAGAAAAAAATAA
- a CDS encoding DUF6660 family protein: MKIFTVIFSIYILSLNIIPCSDSTTIDYDSEIAQVQKSISEQDHNSTIGDTCSPFCNCQCCHSNTIDFGLINFEPFQPKFLENKFSHFSGLGKDVFLSLLQPPRA, encoded by the coding sequence GTGAAAATCTTTACAGTCATATTTTCAATATATATACTTAGTCTAAACATAATTCCATGTTCAGACTCAACTACTATTGATTATGATTCAGAAATTGCACAAGTTCAAAAATCTATATCAGAACAAGACCATAATTCAACAATTGGAGATACGTGTTCTCCTTTTTGTAATTGTCAATGTTGTCATTCAAATACAATAGATTTTGGTTTAATAAACTTCGAACCTTTTCAACCTAAATTTTTAGAAAACAAATTTTCTCATTTTAGTGGTTTAGGTAAAGATGTTTTTCTTTCATTGCTTCAGCCTCCACGGGCTTAA
- a CDS encoding CusA/CzcA family heavy metal efflux RND transporter, producing the protein MINKIIDFSINNKFIIGLFTLALIGVGLWSVSQVPIDAVPDITNNQVQIITQSPNLGTEDIEQFVTYPIEVAMSNLPNVSEIRSVSRFGLSVVTIVFDDEVGTYLPRQLVAEKLPEIQKQIPDGFGEPSMGPISTGLGEVYQYTLEVDEAFKGEYSLTELRTMQDWIVRRQMAMVSGVVEVNAFGGNKKQYEVTVDPNELRAIGISISEVFTALSNNNENVGGAYIERNHKANFIRGEGLARTVSDIENIVIKNAGGVPIKIKDVGEVKIGSSVRYGALTKDGKGEAVGGMILMLKGANSNKVIEAVKERIAEIQKSLPEGVQIKPFLDRSELIEKTTGTITLNLLEGGLIVVFVLMLLLGNWRGGLIVASTIPLSLLFAFILMNIFGVWANLMSLGAIDFGIIVDGAVIIVESTVFLMYSYAKKNEGQNTSMDAISGLASKKMMNAAFFGQLIILIVFLPILALEGVEGKMFQPMALTFIFAMIGAMILCLTYVPMISALFLKAPKPNEVHKHSYGDKFVFWVEEKYKPLLIKSLTKGKTIIVSAVVLFLIALFAFTKMGGEFIPQLDEGTIAFHDILKPGSSLTESINITTKIERIVKSKFPEVESIISRIGVADVPTDPMPMDIADVFVILKPEKEWVSASSKSELVEKIKEAISVVPGVGFEFTQPIEMRFNELLTGVREDVAIKLFGEDLDVLARKSEEMGQIIATVPGVADIKVEATAGLPQITIHYNRNKLAQYGLHINTLNNTVQAAFAGGHSGVIFEGEKRFDLVVRLKEENRKSISDIQNLFINLPSGFQIPLREVADISYEPGPMQISRDNTNRRSYVGINIRDRDVKSVVEEIKQKLDAQFELPSGYFIRYGGAFENLERATNRLKMVVPIALLLIFTLIYFALKSFKQTIMIYLAIPMATIGGVFALWLRDMPFSISAGIGFIVLFGVAVLNGLVMISGLNELKEEGVINLRDRIVEGTKRRIRPILLTAFTDVLGFLPMAISSSAGAEVQRPLATVVIGGLITSTLLTLFILPIFYQWIENKSITTNFAGNKSKVVFLLIALLVIIPFANAQEIPKDSILPISLVDAIKISKENYPILKSQKLEVEKQNALKGSAYDFGKTQIFTGGEEINESQGVYTTIGFGQQSINIFGVSAKNKLQKQRVKLAETAYLLSELEVEQEVKKAWSDVFKAKQKLLLFEEMDSIYGKFSRAIALNLEVESISKLEYASAKNQALQILNKKQQAQSDYDITLQRFNLWLVSDAFYTVASNLDESIFFINMTDVELEKHPSFILTNSQLNEAQANYKMAKSDMLPKLNLQGGLQRLNGQNGFYSYQAGLSIPLFSGLERSKVKALKIEKQIIETDVLFKQDQIKAAYKQIFMEYKKWQTSWVFYTNNVLPLAKEQRKGALFAYTEGALDYTAFSQIMRDAIQIEIDALTALDNYLQALFELQYFKNEKNEK; encoded by the coding sequence ATGATTAATAAAATCATTGATTTTTCAATCAATAATAAATTTATAATAGGCTTATTTACACTAGCACTTATTGGTGTTGGTTTGTGGAGTGTAAGTCAAGTACCTATTGATGCGGTGCCAGATATTACCAATAACCAAGTACAAATAATTACGCAGTCTCCAAACTTAGGTACTGAAGATATAGAGCAGTTTGTTACATACCCTATCGAGGTTGCAATGAGCAACTTACCAAATGTATCAGAAATTCGTTCAGTTTCTCGATTCGGACTTTCAGTAGTTACAATTGTTTTTGATGATGAAGTGGGTACTTATTTACCTCGCCAATTAGTAGCTGAAAAATTACCAGAAATACAAAAACAAATACCAGATGGGTTTGGAGAACCTTCAATGGGGCCAATTTCAACAGGTTTAGGTGAAGTTTATCAGTATACTTTAGAAGTTGATGAAGCTTTTAAAGGGGAGTATTCACTTACTGAATTAAGAACAATGCAAGATTGGATTGTTCGCAGGCAAATGGCAATGGTGTCGGGAGTTGTAGAAGTTAATGCATTTGGAGGGAATAAAAAACAGTACGAAGTTACTGTGGATCCGAACGAATTAAGAGCTATCGGAATTTCAATATCAGAAGTATTTACGGCACTTTCAAATAATAATGAGAATGTAGGCGGCGCTTATATAGAGCGAAACCACAAAGCAAATTTTATTAGAGGAGAAGGGCTTGCAAGAACAGTATCGGATATAGAAAATATAGTAATTAAAAATGCGGGAGGCGTTCCTATAAAAATTAAAGATGTAGGAGAGGTGAAAATAGGTAGTTCAGTTCGCTACGGTGCTTTAACTAAAGATGGTAAAGGAGAAGCTGTCGGGGGTATGATTTTAATGCTGAAAGGAGCAAATTCAAATAAAGTAATTGAAGCTGTAAAAGAAAGAATAGCAGAAATTCAAAAATCGCTACCTGAAGGAGTGCAGATAAAACCTTTTTTAGATAGAAGCGAGTTAATTGAAAAAACAACAGGAACAATTACTTTAAACTTATTAGAGGGGGGATTGATTGTAGTTTTTGTTTTAATGCTTCTTTTGGGCAACTGGCGTGGAGGTTTAATTGTAGCATCTACAATACCATTGTCTTTATTATTTGCATTTATATTGATGAACATATTTGGTGTCTGGGCAAATTTAATGAGCTTAGGTGCTATTGATTTCGGAATTATTGTTGATGGCGCTGTAATTATAGTAGAAAGTACGGTTTTTTTAATGTACAGTTATGCTAAAAAGAATGAGGGGCAAAACACATCTATGGATGCAATATCAGGTCTTGCTTCTAAAAAAATGATGAATGCAGCTTTTTTTGGTCAGTTAATTATTCTAATAGTTTTTCTTCCCATTTTAGCTTTAGAAGGTGTCGAAGGTAAAATGTTCCAACCAATGGCGCTTACATTTATTTTTGCAATGATTGGGGCAATGATTTTGTGTTTAACTTACGTACCAATGATTTCGGCTTTGTTTTTAAAAGCACCTAAACCAAATGAAGTACATAAGCATAGTTATGGTGATAAGTTTGTATTTTGGGTAGAAGAGAAGTACAAACCACTTTTAATAAAGTCTCTTACTAAAGGTAAAACAATTATAGTTTCTGCAGTTGTCCTTTTTTTAATAGCCTTATTTGCTTTTACAAAAATGGGAGGTGAATTTATTCCTCAACTAGATGAGGGAACTATTGCTTTTCATGATATTTTAAAACCAGGTAGCTCACTTACAGAAAGTATTAATATAACTACTAAAATTGAGCGAATTGTAAAATCTAAATTTCCTGAGGTTGAGAGTATAATCAGTCGTATAGGTGTAGCAGATGTACCTACAGATCCTATGCCTATGGATATTGCAGATGTATTTGTAATATTAAAACCTGAAAAAGAATGGGTTTCTGCAAGTTCTAAATCTGAATTAGTTGAAAAAATAAAAGAAGCAATTAGTGTTGTTCCTGGTGTTGGATTTGAGTTTACACAGCCTATCGAAATGCGATTTAATGAGTTACTTACGGGAGTTCGTGAAGATGTAGCTATAAAGTTATTCGGAGAAGATTTAGATGTTTTGGCACGTAAATCGGAAGAAATGGGGCAAATAATAGCTACAGTACCTGGTGTGGCCGATATAAAAGTTGAAGCAACAGCTGGTTTGCCTCAAATTACAATTCATTATAACAGAAATAAGCTTGCACAGTATGGCTTACATATAAATACTTTAAATAATACTGTACAAGCTGCATTTGCAGGTGGGCACTCGGGAGTAATTTTTGAGGGAGAAAAACGCTTTGATTTGGTTGTTCGATTAAAAGAAGAAAACAGAAAGAGTATAAGTGATATTCAAAACCTGTTTATTAATCTGCCAAGTGGTTTTCAAATTCCATTACGAGAAGTAGCAGATATTAGTTACGAACCTGGACCAATGCAAATTAGTAGAGATAATACCAACCGTAGATCGTATGTAGGTATTAATATTAGAGATAGAGATGTAAAATCTGTTGTAGAGGAGATAAAGCAAAAACTAGATGCTCAATTCGAATTGCCTTCAGGCTATTTTATTCGCTATGGTGGTGCTTTTGAGAATTTAGAACGTGCTACTAATCGTTTAAAAATGGTTGTACCTATTGCATTACTTTTAATTTTCACCCTAATATATTTTGCATTAAAATCATTCAAGCAAACGATAATGATTTATTTAGCAATACCAATGGCAACTATAGGTGGTGTGTTTGCTCTTTGGTTGCGTGATATGCCTTTTAGTATTTCAGCAGGTATTGGTTTTATTGTGCTTTTTGGAGTAGCAGTACTTAACGGTTTGGTGATGATTAGTGGTTTAAATGAGTTGAAGGAAGAAGGTGTAATCAATTTAAGAGACAGAATTGTAGAAGGAACCAAAAGAAGAATTAGGCCTATTTTATTAACGGCATTTACAGATGTGTTAGGATTTTTACCCATGGCAATATCATCATCGGCAGGGGCAGAGGTACAAAGGCCTTTAGCGACAGTTGTTATAGGTGGTTTGATTACATCAACATTATTAACATTGTTTATTTTACCTATTTTTTATCAATGGATAGAAAATAAATCAATAACAACAAACTTTGCAGGAAATAAGAGTAAAGTAGTTTTTTTGTTAATAGCACTATTGGTTATAATACCTTTTGCGAATGCGCAAGAAATTCCTAAAGATTCTATTTTGCCAATTTCTTTAGTAGATGCAATAAAGATTTCAAAAGAGAATTATCCGATATTAAAATCTCAAAAATTAGAAGTCGAAAAGCAAAATGCATTAAAAGGATCAGCATATGATTTTGGAAAAACTCAAATTTTCACAGGAGGAGAAGAAATAAACGAATCTCAAGGAGTTTATACAACAATTGGTTTTGGACAGCAAAGCATAAATATTTTTGGAGTATCTGCAAAAAATAAATTACAAAAACAGCGTGTAAAATTAGCAGAAACAGCTTATTTACTTTCAGAACTAGAAGTTGAACAAGAAGTTAAAAAAGCGTGGTCAGATGTTTTTAAAGCAAAACAAAAATTACTCCTTTTTGAAGAAATGGATTCAATTTACGGTAAGTTTTCAAGAGCAATAGCTTTAAATTTAGAAGTAGAATCTATTTCTAAACTAGAATATGCGTCTGCAAAAAATCAAGCATTACAAATTCTGAATAAAAAACAACAAGCACAAAGCGATTATGATATTACACTGCAACGTTTTAATTTATGGTTGGTTTCAGATGCTTTTTATACGGTAGCTAGTAATTTAGATGAAAGTATATTTTTTATAAATATGACAGATGTAGAACTAGAAAAGCATCCAAGTTTTATTCTAACCAATAGCCAATTAAATGAGGCTCAGGCAAATTATAAAATGGCTAAATCAGATATGTTGCCAAAACTAAATTTGCAAGGAGGGTTACAAAGGTTAAATGGACAAAATGGTTTTTATAGCTATCAGGCAGGTTTATCTATTCCTTTGTTTTCGGGATTAGAGCGTAGTAAAGTCAAAGCATTAAAAATAGAAAAGCAAATTATAGAAACAGATGTTTTATTCAAGCAAGATCAGATAAAAGCAGCATATAAACAAATATTTATGGAGTATAAGAAATGGCAAACTTCATGGGTTTTTTATACAAACAATGTGCTACCGTTGGCAAAAGAACAGCGTAAAGGTGCTTTGTTTGCTTATACTGAAGGAGCACTTGACTATACAGCATTTAGCCAAATAATGCGAGATGCTATCCAAATTGAAATAGATGCATTAACGGCATTAGATAATTATTTACAGGCTTTATTTGAGTTGCAATATTTTAAAAATGAAAAAAATGAAAAATAA
- a CDS encoding efflux RND transporter periplasmic adaptor subunit: MKNKLTYKIAIILLVTLLVFSCKENAHSNNESNSSEKEHVEKKSHQKVVEAMLSARQFEVMQMKIDTISERTIENYIEANGELDVPPQNEAVITSMVGANIVSIEVIEGDKVSKNQVVAYLAHPNIIQKQTDYLSAFSRSQFLKKDFERQKKLYEAGVGSGLNFQKSESEYLASKGMERGLEAQLKQFNINAASVRNGVIYQKVALKSPIEGFVQRVGIKTGQYVEPQTNLFEVVNTHHVHADLMVFEKDVDKVKKGQVVSFIIQSSPNKKFAAEIYSVSKTFKKNPKAVHVHAEIENKEGNLIPGMYIQGKIATSEIKTLALPESAIGEDDGKFYAFKAEMEGEDWSFKPIEVKIGVKDNNWVSVVFLTAMPPNIKYAFNNGYYLMAEAKKGDAEHSH, from the coding sequence ATGAAAAATAAATTGACATATAAGATTGCTATTATTCTTTTAGTAACATTGCTTGTTTTTAGCTGCAAAGAAAATGCCCATAGTAATAATGAGAGTAATAGTTCTGAAAAAGAACATGTAGAAAAAAAATCGCACCAAAAAGTTGTTGAAGCGATGTTAAGTGCACGGCAATTTGAAGTTATGCAAATGAAAATAGATACTATTAGCGAAAGGACTATTGAGAATTATATTGAGGCAAATGGAGAGTTAGATGTTCCGCCTCAAAATGAAGCTGTTATAACTTCAATGGTTGGTGCTAATATAGTTTCAATAGAAGTTATTGAAGGCGATAAAGTATCAAAAAACCAGGTTGTAGCATATTTAGCACATCCAAATATTATTCAAAAGCAAACCGATTATTTGAGCGCATTTAGTCGCAGTCAATTTTTGAAAAAAGATTTTGAAAGGCAAAAAAAATTATATGAGGCAGGTGTAGGGTCTGGTTTAAATTTTCAAAAATCAGAATCAGAATATTTAGCATCAAAAGGTATGGAAAGAGGGTTGGAGGCACAGTTGAAACAGTTTAATATTAATGCAGCGAGTGTTAGAAATGGAGTAATTTATCAAAAGGTAGCTTTAAAGTCTCCGATTGAAGGTTTCGTACAGCGAGTAGGTATAAAAACAGGGCAGTATGTAGAGCCACAAACTAATCTTTTTGAAGTGGTAAACACGCATCATGTACATGCCGATTTAATGGTTTTTGAAAAAGATGTAGATAAAGTAAAAAAAGGACAGGTAGTGAGTTTTATAATACAATCTTCACCAAATAAAAAGTTTGCTGCTGAGATTTATTCGGTAAGTAAAACTTTTAAGAAAAATCCTAAAGCGGTACATGTACATGCTGAAATTGAAAATAAAGAAGGTAATTTAATACCAGGTATGTATATTCAAGGTAAAATTGCAACTTCAGAGATTAAAACTTTAGCATTGCCAGAAAGTGCAATAGGAGAAGATGATGGTAAATTTTATGCTTTTAAAGCAGAAATGGAGGGTGAAGATTGGAGTTTTAAACCTATAGAAGTTAAAATAGGAGTCAAAGACAATAATTGGGTTAGTGTAGTATTTTTAACAGCTATGCCACCTAATATAAAATATGCTTTTAATAATGGATATTACCTAATGGCAGAAGCCAAAAAGGGAGATGCAGAACACAGTCATTAA
- a CDS encoding Fur family transcriptional regulator — translation MDKIEKFLEEKNVRPTAMRILIYKYMANTANAVALTDVENVFEKSERTTLYRTLKTFEEKGVVHQIDDGTGVSKYALCEEGCTCDIEQDLHLHFHCNKCNETVCLTNHKIPQINLPEGFLAEDINLVVKGVCDKCSM, via the coding sequence ATGGATAAAATAGAAAAGTTTTTAGAAGAAAAAAATGTTAGACCTACAGCGATGCGTATTCTTATCTATAAATACATGGCAAATACAGCCAATGCTGTAGCGCTAACAGATGTAGAAAATGTTTTTGAAAAATCAGAAAGAACAACGTTGTATCGTACCTTAAAAACGTTTGAAGAAAAGGGTGTGGTTCATCAAATTGACGATGGTACAGGTGTAAGTAAATACGCTTTATGTGAAGAAGGGTGTACTTGTGATATTGAACAAGACTTACATTTACATTTTCATTGTAATAAATGCAATGAAACAGTGTGTTTAACCAATCATAAAATTCCACAGATAAATTTACCAGAAGGTTTTTTAGCAGAAGACATAAACCTTGTTGTAAAAGGTGTTTGCGATAAATGT